GAGAGACCAACGTGCTCAGAAGGGAACGTGGTGTGCTCAGTGGACTGGGGCTTGTCACGCGTAAGGGCGCAAAGAGTGCGGGGTGTGGGTGGAGTCTAGATCATGCAGCGGGGTGGTTGCGGGCTGATCACATCTGGGGGACACAGCTCATTGACACCTGGTTTTATTTCTCCTCCACAGCACACTGGGATGAGAAGTTTCACCATAAGATGGTGGACAACCGTGGCTTCATGGTGACCCGCTCCTACACTGTGGGTGTTACGATGATGCACCGGACAGGTAAGTCTTGCCATTCCGAGGGTTGAAGTGTGGGGGTCGCAGGGTACCCCTTACCCCTCAGTGTGCTCAGCACCCTCTGCCCTGCATCCACACAGGCCTCTACAACTACTATGACGATGAGAAGGAGAAGCTGCAGATGGTGGAGATGCCCCTGGCCCACAAGCTCTCCAGCCTCATCATCCTCATGCCCCACCACGTGGAGCCGCTCGAGCGCCTGGAGAAGCTGCTGACCAAGGAGCAGCTGAAGGCCTGGATGGGGAAGATGCAGAAGAAGGCTGTGGCCATCTCCCTGCCCAAGGGAGTGGTGGAGGTGACCCATGACCTGCAGGTGAGGGCCGGAGGATGGTGGCTGGGGCAAGTTTCACCCAGGTGCTCTGCAGGTCCATCCTGCATCCATAGGGCATCCAGGCAGTGCCGGGCTCTACTGATGCTGGGGAGAAGTGGGCTCTGCCCTTGGGAGCGTGGACTGAAAACAGTTGACCAGCTACTGGGTCTGGTCCCTAGCCAggtcccacagtgggctgagccctctcaAGAAAATCCCTCACGGACATACCTAcaggccagtctggcctcaagCACTTCCTTATTGATGGCTTTCCTCTAGTGGGGATAGGAGGGTAAGGGTCCTGGTGTGGTACACAGTGGTCTCAGcatctagcaccatgtctgcagcAGGGTGCCCAGGGAGTGACTGTCTCTTTTCAGAGGAGCTTCCAGGGTGGTGTGGATGGAGGGTTGGGGTGTAAGAGCCTGGCACCTGTGGCCTCACTAACCACCTGCTCCCACAGAAACATCTGGCCGGACTGGGCCTGACTGAGGCCATCGACAAGAACAAGGCTGACTTGTCACGCATGTCTGGCAAGAAGGACCTGTACCTGGCCAGTGTGTTCCATGCCACTGCCTTCGAGTGGGACACAGAGGGCAACCCCTTTGACCAAGACATCTACGGGCGAGAGGAGCTGCGCAGCCCCAAGCTGTTCTATGCCGACCACCCCTTCATCTTCCTGGTGCGAGACAATCAGAGTGGCTCCTTGCTGTTCATTGGGCGCCTGGTCCGGCCCAAGGGAGACAAGATGCGAGATGAGTTGTAGAGTCCAAGAGTGGGAGTGGCACGGCACGGCAGGAAGTAGCCAAAGGTTCCTGAGACACATGGGTGCtattggggggggagggggcaccaACCCTGGATAGTCCATGGGAGGGGGGGGTTGGCAGTGCAGATCGGAATTCCCATATGTCTGAGTGGGTATTTTTAGACAGAATCTATTCTGTTAGGACATGGAGCCCAGATACTATGATACCAAATTCAGGGGTGTCACAGCCAATCTGTCTTGCCTTGCAAGTTTTAGATCCAATCTGCCTCAACAGTCAATCAGTGTTCATAtttatggccaagcattcaatcTGTGAGACAGTCGAGTTGGGGGTAGGGCAGCCTAGCTCTCTTTGTCACCATGCCCTGAGCCCTCCTCAGTTTTCCTGCTCACCCCTCCCCGACTCCCTTTAACCACAAAACTAGGTGCTGCGGCCCCAGAACTGCCCACCCTTAAAATGATCCTAGCCCAGCAGTAGAAGTTGGGAGACAGTGCACAGGAGGGCGCCTGACATAGCCTGCCCTAGAGCTGTTACACCGGGCATCACAGTCATGAACTTTTGTTCTTCTcccttttttagtttttcaaggatgggggaaggggaatATGAGCCTTTGTtgctttcaaaacaaaaacagtttgtacaattttttttttttgaataaaacTTTTCCAATGAAATGTTATAGGTGTGTGGAAGCAGATTAAAGATGGAGGTCTGTTCCCATATCATTCCTTCTAAGACAAAGTCTAAGGTTTAAGCAGAGCGGCTCTAGCTCTGAAGTCTGGTAGATAAGCGGACAATGGTGTATGGTCACTGTGTGCTGTAGTCTATGTTCTGCTCTCGGCCTGTGGGGCCTGAACAACAGCGGGGAAGTCCAGGCACCCCAGTCCTACACTCTAAGGGACCCTGCTTGTCAGCCCTCTGGCTTCATTGGAAGTTGGTCATGACTTAGGGGCCAGAGAAGGCAAACAGGCACATGGGTAACTAACAGGCTTACTGACATGGCCTAGTCTGTTCAGAGGAGGCTGGTGAGAATCCTTCTTTCTCAGGTACCACACAGAGTGGGTTTGTGATAAAGAAGGGGAAACCCACAGCCCCCTGTCCTCATGTTTGCTTCCTGTGGTCCTTAGGACTATGCCTCAGGAAGGAAACGTGTACAGAACAGGGCCTTGTAGCCAGAAAAGCAGAAGAAATTGGCAGAGCTCCCCCTGCTGGCCATGACTGAGCAGCTCACTCCTTTCTCCACATACCTTCTACGATCAAGTCCACCTGAGAGTTCGGGGGTCCCTTACCATGGCCAGACAAGCCTACCAGGTGTAGATGGAGCTGTAGGTGGGCTGACTCTCTCAGAGAGAGTTTTAACAGAACTTTAGAATCCCAAACCCAACCTACACTTTGAACTTGATAGATTGGATTTCCACTCTTGGGGGATTTCATCTAGATGTCGGCGGCCAGTGCATGTGCTCAGGACTCACTGCATTCCAGTGAGGCCTTTGCATCTGGCATCGTCTGCTCTTGAGAATCCATCTGGCCATCCAGCACAGCCGTCCTCTGCCTACTCCAGCTTCTCTGCTGTGTTTCCTGACTTTGAAACACTAGGGTGCTGTGTACTTTACCTTGCATAGTGTTCAGCACACTGTGCCTAATACAGTCAAGGAAGTGGTCCAGTGGTTCTGGTGCTTAGCAACACCAGTGAAGAATACGATTCCTTCTCCCCCAGCAACCATTAACTGTTTATGCCTCCTTTCCCTGTTCTCCATGAAATGCTGGTCGCTTCAGTCTTGTGTCAGTGCCTGTTCTTGGTTGCACTGAGTTCCTGGGTACCACAGTCATTTGCCCAGATTCATGGGAAGCTGAGGCTGTGAGGGGGATGCATGGCTGAGATGCCCTGGGCTAAGTTCATGCCCTTAACATCCTCTCACAGACCTGGAAGGCCCTTAGCTCAGGCTCTCCGAAATACACCAGGGAGGGGCATCTTTGAAATAGGTTGCTGTGTTCTGTGAGGGCcagtgaggcaggaggaagatGTCTCCATGGAAATAGCTCCAGGATGTCAATGGGAATGATGGGATCTCTGGAGAACCGGCACCCTGCCAGGCCCGCCAGGTGCCCTCAGATGCACACTGTAGTTAGTTCTTTTGAACGCAGAGTTGTCCAGAGCCACTTGCACTCTGAAGGGACAATCTATGGTTCCTGCAGGGTTGAGAGATCAAACCCTCTGTCAATTGCCAAGGCCCCAGAATGCCTCTGCACACAAGTGGTTAGGGCCCAGGTCCAGGCCTGGTGAGCCCAGAGGAGCTCTTGTAGTTGCCTTCCTCATTTTAGGGTATACAGTTGGAATTTAAAGGCTCAATTCCTACTGGAATGTATTTATTGCCATGCCTGTGCAATAAATGTCACAGTAGAAAATACTATCTAAAAGACCCCACCCTAAGTCTTCCCTTCTCACTAGTGTAATAAATCAGCAGGAAAGGTGGGATCTTGGGAAAACCACAGACATTGCAGTCACCAAAGACTTGAAAGATccagggattttttaaaaaaaattatgtttgtcgtgtctgtgtgtgtgtgtgtgtgagtgagtgtgtgtgtgtacacaggtacacatgcaggggtcagaagacaactttatgtgggttccagaaatcaaactcaggtcagcaggctttgCAAGCCTTTTATCTGGTGAGCCAATTCACCTGCCCTCTGCGGGTGGTTTCTGTCACGTTAACTTGACTTTAttcctgtgtttttctgtatggGTTGACAGAGTTCTTAGAGAATGAAGGGGCAACCGCTGTGAACCTAGGCTAATGGTGACTTTTAGTCAGGCCATTTCAGATATGTTGTTCTCATGAGACCATAGTTGTGTGAAACTTGGTGTGAAacagtttctctctttctctataaGGAATTCTCTATGAAATTTTCTTCCTCTTGATAGGGACAACAGTAATTTGTCCCTATTTGATTTATTACTTTCTCGTCTTGTCTTGAGACTCATCGAGTCTCTGGCTTTCTGTTATTTAATTGATGTGGATTTTGAGTCCCTCTTCATTCATCTCGGGTCAGCATCCTGCCCACTGCATCAGTTATACCATGGTCCTAGTAAGTAGCAGGTCTTTTAGATGCACCAGAGACATAGATGTCCCTAAGAATGGAAAACAAGTTCCATGAGAAGGAGAGACCTGTACCGGAGGGAAGCCTCTGGGTGTCCAGTAACCTGGATCTCCAGGGAAGACCCTGAAGAGTGCAGAACGCTCGCTGGGCTTTCTGCCTTTTGTTGGTGGTAGAAATACAACCAACCATGTTTGTTGGGCTTCTGTAGAGACCACACAGGTCACATTGGGTGTGCTGTTCAGACCCACTGTTAAGTATCCTGGAAGGTCCCGGACTGTCCAGGAAAGTGGGAGATGCTGGGGGGCTCAAGAAGAAGGGCAAACAACTCTGCGCTGTGGACCAGTGATGCTGGAGACCCAAAGGTGGTGGGCAGCAGGTGGGGATGATGTGTGGATCTATGTAAGCCCGGGGAAGGACCCGGGTGTGAGGCTGAGTGCTTGTCTCCCCACTGAGCAGGCTGAGAACAAATGGTCCCTGTGTGGGAGGCACCAAGAGACTCAGCAAGTCAAACACCTCTCTTCCCAGGTGCTCCTGGGGTGTATCCTCTGACCGCTAAATGGGACCTCAGCAAACCCTGTGCCTGGTGGGGAAACACTTGGTCTCTCCCCTTCCTTGTCTCCTGTTCCCTCCACTCTAGAGAGTTGGGGACTGTCACGGTTACCAGTGACTGCTACTGTTGGTCAGTGGGCACTATAGTGGGCACTTGTTTTATAAAGAGGGAAGTTTGTGACCATACATAAAATTGAGAGAATAGTACAAAGATT
This portion of the Apodemus sylvaticus chromosome 1, mApoSyl1.1, whole genome shotgun sequence genome encodes:
- the Serpinh1 gene encoding serpin H1, producing MRSLLLGTICLLAVALAAEVKKPVEATAPGTAEKLSSKATTLAERSTGLAFSLYQAMAKDQAVENILLSPLVVASSLGLVSLGGKATTASQAKAVLSAEKLQDEEVHTGLGELLRSLSNSTARNVTWKLGSRLYGPSSVSFADDFVRSSKQHYNCEHSKINFRDKRSALQSINEWASQTTDGKLPEVTKDVERTDGALLVNAMFFKPHWDEKFHHKMVDNRGFMVTRSYTVGVTMMHRTGLYNYYDDEKEKLQMVEMPLAHKLSSLIILMPHHVEPLERLEKLLTKEQLKAWMGKMQKKAVAISLPKGVVEVTHDLQKHLAGLGLTEAIDKNKADLSRMSGKKDLYLASVFHATAFEWDTEGNPFDQDIYGREELRSPKLFYADHPFIFLVRDNQSGSLLFIGRLVRPKGDKMRDEL